From the Maioricimonas rarisocia genome, one window contains:
- a CDS encoding YraN family protein — protein MNRAGWLTKLLGDRGERAAVRYLKRQGYRILARQSRSRIGELDIIAMDGPTIVFIEVKTRSSHAAGHPAEAVTSTKQRQITRAALQWLRARRLLERPARFDVVAITWKPGSAPEIAHIRNAFPATGFGQMFS, from the coding sequence ATGAACCGCGCAGGCTGGCTGACAAAGCTGCTCGGCGATCGAGGTGAACGGGCTGCCGTCCGCTACCTCAAGCGGCAGGGCTACCGCATTCTGGCCCGACAGTCCCGCAGCCGGATCGGCGAGCTGGACATTATCGCGATGGACGGGCCGACCATCGTGTTCATCGAAGTCAAGACCCGCTCGTCCCATGCGGCCGGCCATCCTGCCGAGGCGGTCACTTCGACGAAGCAGCGTCAGATCACCCGGGCCGCACTGCAGTGGCTGCGGGCGCGACGGCTGCTCGAACGCCCTGCCCGCTTCGATGTCGTAGCCATCACCTGGAAACCAGGTTCCGCTCCGGAGATCGCGCATATCCGAAACGCGTTCCCTGCCACCGGTTTCGGTCAGATGTTTTCGTGA
- the rplS gene encoding 50S ribosomal protein L19 → MQNKLIELAEQPSLRENELKFTVGDTVDVHTRILEGDKERIQVFTGVVIAMKGAGMRETFTVRRIVAGEGVERTFPVNSPKVADVVVKRHARVRRAKLYYLRDRIGKATRLAERRAKPWEAETHG, encoded by the coding sequence ATGCAGAACAAGTTGATCGAACTGGCCGAGCAGCCCAGCCTGCGGGAAAACGAGCTGAAGTTCACGGTCGGCGATACCGTCGACGTGCACACCCGGATCCTCGAAGGTGACAAGGAACGGATTCAGGTCTTCACCGGCGTGGTCATCGCCATGAAGGGAGCCGGCATGCGGGAAACCTTCACGGTCCGCCGCATCGTGGCCGGCGAAGGCGTGGAGCGGACCTTCCCGGTCAACTCTCCCAAAGTGGCGGACGTCGTCGTCAAGCGGCACGCTCGCGTCCGGCGCGCCAAGCTGTACTACCTGCGGGACCGCATCGGAAAGGCCACCCGTCTGGCCGAACGTCGCGCCAAACCGTGGGAAGCCGAAACCCACGGCTGA
- the rpsP gene encoding 30S ribosomal protein S16: MAVRIRMKRLGRKHRPYYRICVMDSRSPRDGKTIEEIGTYDPMVRDKSQRVSLQLERVDHWLSVGAQPTEKVAVLIRKFKESDWGETKSPPPMTPPQEKKPAEAEAPAEEGGAEAAETEEATAEAEG; this comes from the coding sequence GTGGCCGTTCGGATTCGAATGAAGCGGCTGGGACGCAAGCATCGCCCCTACTACCGCATTTGCGTGATGGACAGCCGTTCCCCTCGGGATGGCAAGACGATCGAGGAAATCGGCACCTACGACCCGATGGTCCGCGACAAGTCGCAGCGCGTCAGCCTCCAGCTGGAGCGCGTGGATCACTGGCTTTCGGTCGGCGCTCAGCCCACCGAGAAAGTTGCCGTCCTGATCCGCAAGTTCAAGGAGTCGGACTGGGGGGAAACCAAGTCGCCCCCGCCGATGACGCCTCCCCAGGAGAAAAAGCCGGCCGAGGCCGAAGCTCCCGCCGAAGAAGGTGGAGCGGAAGCGGCCGAGACCGAAGAAGCCACCGCGGAAGCCGAAGGCTGA
- the trmD gene encoding tRNA (guanosine(37)-N1)-methyltransferase TrmD: MRFDVLTLFPGIFDGYLEQSLLKKAIDAGLVDVRLWNFRDWATDRHKSVDDTPYGGGPGMLIRCEPVYDCVEAVQNDAQQPGQLVMLTPQGRQLDQDLVKELATFDRLLLLCGRYEGFDERITQGLKPLEISAGDFICNGGEVPAMLLIDTVIRLIPGVLGDETSSRYDSFSESRLLEYPQYTRPRSFRGMEVPDILLSGNHPEIARWRHEQSLIRTRQRREDLLK, from the coding sequence ATGCGATTCGACGTCCTGACGTTGTTTCCCGGCATCTTCGACGGGTATCTCGAGCAGAGTCTCCTCAAGAAAGCCATCGACGCCGGGCTCGTCGATGTCCGCTTGTGGAACTTTCGCGACTGGGCCACCGATCGACACAAGTCTGTCGACGATACCCCGTACGGGGGTGGCCCGGGGATGCTCATTCGCTGTGAGCCGGTCTACGACTGCGTCGAAGCCGTCCAGAACGACGCACAGCAGCCCGGCCAACTGGTCATGCTGACCCCGCAGGGGAGGCAGCTCGATCAGGACCTGGTGAAGGAACTGGCCACCTTCGACCGGCTTTTGTTGTTGTGTGGGCGCTACGAAGGGTTCGACGAGCGGATTACCCAGGGTCTTAAGCCGCTGGAGATTTCGGCCGGCGACTTCATCTGCAACGGCGGAGAAGTCCCGGCAATGTTGTTGATCGATACCGTCATCCGGCTGATTCCCGGCGTGCTCGGTGACGAAACGAGCAGCCGGTACGATTCGTTCTCCGAAAGCCGACTGCTGGAATATCCTCAGTACACACGGCCGCGATCATTTCGCGGCATGGAGGTTCCGGATATTCTGCTCAGCGGCAATCATCCGGAAATCGCCCGCTGGAGACACGAACAGAGTCTGATTCGGACTCGTCAGCGGCGGGAAGATTTGTTGAAATAG